The stretch of DNA aggctagaaatcctgaggcgagtaactcacctcctgactccccagtgcctgtccaccatccacaaggcacaagtcaggagtgtgatggaatactctccacttgcctggatgggtgcagctccaacaacattcaagaagctcgacaccatccaggacaaagcagcccgcttgtatgtcataaaaacaagaaatgctgcaaccactcagcaggtctggcagcatctgtgaaaagagaagcagagttaacgtttcgggtcagtgacccttctgcggaactggttccgaagaagagttgctgacccgaaacgttaactctgctcttttcacagatgctgccagacctgctgagtggttccagcatttcttgtttttatttcagatttccagcatccgcagtattttgcttttgttttaccgCTTGTAtgtcacctcatctacaaacattcactccctccaccaccgatgcacagtggcagcagtgtgtaccatctacaagatgcactgcagcaatgcaccaagactccttagacagcaccttccaaacccgcgacctctaccaactagaaggacaagggcagcaaatacatggaacaccaccacctgcaagttcccctccaagtcacacaccatcctgacttggaactatatcgccgttccttcactgtcgctgggtcaaaattatggaactccctaacagcactgtgggtatacctaccccaaatggactgcagcggttcaagaaggcagctcaccaccaccttctcaagggcaattgggatgagcaataaatgctggcctggccggcgtcgcccacatcccatgaatgaataaaaaaaagcatgtgCAGTCAGTGTATTTTGGAGAGTGCAGGTTGGTGGGAGTAGACAGGACCGGGGATGTGGACTGCAGCATTTTGGTTGTGGAGGTTTGAGACAAGGAGGCTATGTTCCACCATtgtcttcagctgtcaaggccctaaactctggaatttgctccctaaacctctctgcctctgtctacctttaagatgctccttgaaaccttcTCTTCGGCCAAGCTTTTAGTTACCTGTCCTATTATATTTCATGTGGCTTGGTTtggtaatgcttctgtgaagcaccttgagatgtttccaTTTAATgtttacattaaaggtgccatataaatgcaagttgttgttgaatgaaaACATGGCACGAGGTCAGTCCTGATCCATATCTTGTTTGGTTTCAGACAGAGGGACTGAAATTGGACGCCTGATCAGTTCATACCTGGAGAAGAAGAATAACCTAGACGATCACACTGTGCACCTGCTCTTTGCGGCCAACAGATGGGAACGAGTGTAAGGGACTTCTAAGGCACTTTGCTTAAGAATGTAAATTTGGAGACAAGCGATGGTTTTGCTTTAATGGGGAGTGGATGTTACAGTGTGTTGGGTAAAAGTACACTTTTGGATTAGTTACTGATATATTCTGTTCCTGTCTGCCTTTCACTTGGAGCTTGACTTGTAATCGGGATTGTTTTtcatatttgtttatgggatgtggccattgttggcaaggccagcatttactgcccgttcctaattgcctttgagaaggtggtggtgagctgccttcttgaactgctgcagtccacatggtgtagatacatccacagcattgttagggaagggagttccaggattttgacccaggcatagtgaaggaatgccgatatagctccaagtgagggtggcgtgtgacttggagggggaactttaaggtggtgatgttcctatgcatctgctgcccttgttgttctGGGAAGTAGAGGTCGGAAGGTGCTGTtgcaggaggcttggcgagttcctgcagtacatcttgcagatggtacacactgctgccactgtgtgccggtggtggaggaagtgaatgttgaagatggtggatggggtgccgatcaagcgggctgctttgtcctggatggttgtgcacttcttgagtgttgccatccaggcaagtggagagtgttccaccacactcctgacttgtgtcttggtgGCAGGCTCTGGgggaggagtcaggaagtgagttacttgctgcagaactcgcagcctctgacctgctgtcatagccacagtatttatgtggctggtttggTTAAGTTTCGGATCAATGGTGAGACCCCTTCCCCCGCTTCTCCAAGACTATTGATAGTGGGAATTCGACAatgctaatgctgttgaatgtcaaggggagttggtcattgcctggcacttgtgtgacacaattgTTAACTTGACGCTTAGCAACCCAATGTTATcacggtcttgctgcatgcaggcccagactgctttagtatctgcgcagctgtgaatggaactgaacattgtgcaatcatcagaacttCCAGTCTTATGATGGAGaaaaggtagtcctgtgttgtagcttcaccaggttggtgccttatttttaggtgtgcctactgctgctcctggcatgctctcctacactcattGTATCAGGATTGGTCCCCtctcttgatggtaacggtagagtgagggatatgccaggccatgagagaaCAGATTGTgatagaatacaattctgctgctgatggcccacagtgcctgatGGATACCCGGTTTTGAGCTGCTAAATGTGTTCCAAAGCAAAGCCATTtatcatggtggtagtgccacacaacacgatggagggtgtcctcagtgtgaagacaggacattGTCCCACAAgaactgtgcaatggtcactcctaccaataagaatataagaaataacaggagaaggccatttggcccctcgagcctgctccttcattcaataagatcatggttgatctgattgtggcctcaactctactttcctgcctgcaccccataacccttgactccctcgtagataaaaaatctgtcaaactcagccttgaatatattcaatgacccagcctccactgctctctggcgaagagaattccaaagattattaacaaccctctcagagaagaataCTATCatgggcaggtagattggtgaggatgagataagtaggttttttcctcttttTGGTTCTCTCAATGCCTGCAATAGGTCcttcaggactcgaccagctcagtcagAAGTGGTGCTGTCGAGCCactctggtgatggacattgaggttccctcacccagagtacatcctgtgCCTTTACCactctcagtgtttcttccaagtggtgttcaacatggaggagtactgattcatcagctgagggagggcggtaggtggtaatcaacaggaggtttccttgcccatgtttgacctaatgccatgagacttcatggggtctggagtcaatgttgaagatttccagggccactccctcctgtctgttaccgtgccgccacctctggtgggtctgtcctgctgctggggCAGGACATAACTAGGAATGGTggaggaggagtctgggacattgtaaggtatgattcagtgagtatgaccatgtcaggttgttgcttgaccagtctgtgggaaagctctcccaattttgacacaaaatcccagatgttagtgaggaggactctgcagggtggACTGGGCAGGCTGTGTGTTTGTTGTAATCAGTGCCGGATAGTCTGCCTGGTTTTAAACGTATTTAACTTTTttatagtggtttgatacaactgaatggcttgctatgcTTTttcagagcagttaagagtcaaccacattgctatgggtctggagtcagaccaggtaaggactgcaaatttccttccctaaaggacatcagagaACCAGTTGGGTAATCTGGTTGTTTCATGGTCGCCATTCCTGATTCtacctttttattccagatttatttaaattaaattccccagctgccgtttAGACAagccctctggattaccagtccagtaccgTAACCCCTATGCTATTGTTCCCTGTTACTAAAATGTAACTTGGTGATATAGGAAAAGGAGCTTCACACACATCGGTGGAGTAATGCCAGAATAATCACCTGTTGAAATAAGTGTATTTGATGTGGATTCCCTGCTATTATTGGTCTTTGCTTGCTGCTGTGACATATTGTTCACTTGTTCTGTGTTCCAGGCCACTGATTAGAGAGAAGTTACAGCAAGGGGTCACATTGATCGTGGATAGATACGCATTTTCTGGAGTTGCATTCACAAGTGCAAAACCAGTAAGTAACAAAACTGAGCAAAATAGTATTTGAGCTGTAATGCGGGTAAACAGTAAATCCGTAAAATATGTAAACCAGTTTCAGTCAAAGGATATCagacacatttttccacatttccCGACGCGTGCATCAGAGCACTGTGTTGGAATTGAGCATTTATATTTACGATTAGTAAGATGCCTTGCTTTTGTGCAGCAAAAGATAGATAATGATCGTTGAGTTGTGTAACCTTCAGAACTGAAGGATGAGAGAAAGACAGTTTGGTAAGGTATAGTAAATAGAAAAAATCAACAGAGATACTGATCACagagaaagaaaaaagacttgcatttatatagcacctttcacgacctcaggatgtcccaacgcGCTTCACAGCTAATggaatacttttgaaatgtggtcacctgttgtaatatgggaaacatggcaaccaatttttgcacagcaagctcccagaaacagcaatgtgataatcaccagacaatctgtttttagatatgttggttgagggataaatattggtgaggacaGAGGAATTAACGAGTTGAATGATTTACAATTTTCTGAAAGTAAACTGTTACATCTGTTCAGtcttcagtgggggggggggggggagatgggtttAGTTTCTTTGTAAGACTTCATCAAAGGTGACGTGATAGACGTCTTTAAAATTACAAAGGAGTTTGATAGGGCAGATCTAGATAATATGTTTCGACTtgctggggagtccaaaactagaagcCATGAAAATAAAGTAGTCACTGTCCATCCACATGTAAAAGGTGTTTTATTAATTTTAATGCTGATCATCTCTTCTCGTTGTCTAATGCTGCTTGAACTGCTTTCTCAAATAGGATTTCACAATGGAGTGGTGCAAACAACCAGACATTGGAATTCCAAAGCCAGATGTAATCCTGTTCCTTCATCTTAACCCTTCAGTAGCTATCGAGCGAGGGGGCTTTGGCAATGAGCGGTATGAAAACCTTGCCTTCCAGGAGCTGGTGCTTCAACAGTTTAGAGAGCTTATGAAAGACAAGAGTCTAAACTGGAAGGTATGGGCAGTGTGTCTCAGATGGGCCATGGTTTTACAAAGGAAGGGGTGGGGTGTTAATGACAGGCCCAAGGGGGAAGCATTCATTGTCATCAAAAGGTGAAATAATTCAGAGAGGTGGGGGAGGAAGGTTGGTGTCATCCATGGGGAATAATACTAAAAGCACTTTCCACTACATTGACCAGTTAGTTGCGAGAGGTACATCAGGGTGAGAGCCTGTGTGATAATGGATACAGAGCCCAAGTTAAAAGTATGGTACCATCTCAGCTAAGGTGTTTATTAATGTTTTACCAGAAACTTGTCTCATTCAGAACTCAAGTTCACCaccccgaccccccccccaccccgaccttgCCTAGTATGGGTTGCCTGGGGATTGAATGGGAACCACTCAGCAACATGATGGCATTTCCTGCACATCTGTTCTcgcccttttttctccctccaggaACCACAATAggattccccttgttctcactttctgcTCCACCAGCCTCTACATTCAACATTcaaatcctccaccatttccgccatctccagcgtgatgttaccaccaaacatatcttcccctcccctcctttttcAGTATTCCGAGGGGACAGTTCCCTTTGCAACACCCAGGTTCACTTCTCAATCACCCTAACACCCgttcccctttccatggcaccttcaTGAGAAAATGCAGAAgatgcaacaccttcccttttccctcctccatttccaccatccaagaccccaaacacactTTCCAGGTTGAAATAGCAAATTACATGTACTTTTtaaaatttagtatactgtactcgctgctcgccATGCAATCTCCtccacattagggagaccaaatacAGAAAAGGTAATCACTTTgcggaacatatgaattaggagcgggagtagccatttggtccctcaagcctgctccaccattcaacaagatcatggttgatctgattctacaccacattcccacctacctcccgttaacctttcacccccttgcttatcaagaatctatctacctctgccttaaaaatattcaaagactctgcttccaccgccttttgaggaagagaattccaaaaactcaagtccctctgagtgaaaaaaattctcctcatctctgtctttaatgtgtgactgaccccttatttttaaacagtgacccatagcTCTGTATTCTACCAtctgaacacctctgttcagtctgcaagtgcgaccccaagcttccagtcacctgtcattttaattctgcgccctattctcactctgacctctctgtcctcaaactcctacattgttccaatgaagctcaacataagattGATGAACAGCACCTCATGTTTCAATTTGGCACTTTACATATTTCATAACTCAacgttaagttcaacaatttcagatcataacctttacccccattttttcagacagcagctgctgGTAATTAGTTTGTTCTTGTTATTTACACCTCTAAGGCCCATCTTCTGTTTCTTGTCCcactaccatctccttttgccttgtaccatcatgccttttgttatttaatttctcctatATTCCACCTtatgcagaccttcccttttgttcttccagcactttgtttttatttcagatttccagcatctgcagtattttgcttttgtaataggtCCTCTATTGTTTCTTTCTTCTAAGAAAATAGATTTCTTTCTTTGAACTCTCAAATAAATCATCAGTTTCTAGTACTGTAACGGTATCTTGGATCAATATTACCCCCCCTCCTTTTGTACCTTACCTATCTTTCCTGAGTACATTGTAGCCAGGAAGATTAAATGCCCATTCCTCCCCTTGCTTGAG from Heterodontus francisci isolate sHetFra1 chromosome 11, sHetFra1.hap1, whole genome shotgun sequence encodes:
- the dtymk gene encoding thymidylate kinase; amino-acid sequence: MAKRGALIVLEGMDRSGKSTQCKKLQEALRQHGRCAEVLRFPDRGTEIGRLISSYLEKKNNLDDHTVHLLFAANRWERVPLIREKLQQGVTLIVDRYAFSGVAFTSAKPDFTMEWCKQPDIGIPKPDVILFLHLNPSVAIERGGFGNERYENLAFQELVLQQFRELMKDKSLNWKMLDASQSIEDLHQEIMSKVKKTIEYASEEPIGELWK